From a region of the Janthinobacterium sp. 61 genome:
- a CDS encoding ABC transporter substrate-binding protein, which produces MKLKFKITQLAALTTLAFAGSAFATDVEVLHYWTSGGEAKSVGQLQQIVKESGFGWKDFAVAGGAGENAATALKTRVISGNPPTAAQIKGPSIQEWGAEGVLANIDDAAIPGKWDAVLPKVVADIMKYKGHYVAAPVNVHRVNWMWVNPEVLKKAGVATTPTTWDAFFDAAEKIKKSGGIAIAHGGQPWQDATVFESVALGVGGTEFYKKAILKLDQKELTGPTMLKVFDTLGKVKTYIDKDAAGRDWNLATAMVINNKAGFQFMGDWAKGEFTAAGKVPGKDYLCVAAPGTDKAYTFNIDSFAMFTQKDANAKKGQIALANAIMNPKFQSIFNLNKGSIPVRSGVSKDKFDACALKSMEDMDATNKTGGLVPSFAHGMALPSATQGAVTDVIAKFMNTNMSSKDAVAALAKAAKVK; this is translated from the coding sequence ATGAAACTGAAATTCAAGATTACCCAACTGGCCGCACTGACCACCCTGGCATTTGCCGGCAGCGCTTTTGCAACCGACGTGGAAGTGTTGCACTACTGGACCTCCGGCGGCGAAGCGAAGTCCGTGGGCCAGTTGCAGCAAATCGTGAAGGAAAGCGGCTTTGGCTGGAAAGACTTCGCCGTGGCTGGTGGCGCTGGCGAAAACGCCGCGACCGCGCTGAAAACCCGCGTCATTTCCGGCAACCCGCCAACGGCCGCTCAGATCAAGGGACCATCGATCCAGGAATGGGGCGCGGAAGGCGTGCTGGCCAATATCGATGATGCAGCCATTCCAGGCAAATGGGATGCCGTGCTGCCGAAAGTTGTCGCCGACATCATGAAATACAAGGGCCATTACGTTGCCGCCCCTGTCAACGTCCACCGCGTCAACTGGATGTGGGTGAATCCGGAAGTGCTGAAAAAGGCCGGCGTGGCCACCACTCCGACGACTTGGGATGCGTTCTTCGACGCGGCCGAGAAAATCAAGAAATCGGGCGGCATCGCGATTGCCCACGGCGGCCAGCCATGGCAGGACGCCACCGTGTTTGAATCCGTCGCGCTGGGCGTAGGTGGCACCGAATTCTACAAGAAGGCCATCCTCAAGCTGGACCAGAAGGAATTGACCGGCCCGACCATGCTCAAGGTGTTCGACACCCTGGGCAAGGTGAAGACCTACATCGACAAGGATGCGGCCGGCCGCGACTGGAACCTGGCCACTGCCATGGTCATCAACAACAAGGCCGGCTTCCAGTTCATGGGTGACTGGGCCAAGGGCGAGTTCACGGCTGCCGGCAAGGTGCCGGGCAAGGACTACCTGTGCGTGGCAGCGCCTGGCACGGACAAGGCCTATACCTTCAACATCGATTCGTTTGCCATGTTCACGCAAAAGGATGCGAATGCGAAGAAAGGGCAGATCGCCCTGGCCAACGCCATCATGAATCCGAAGTTCCAGTCGATCTTCAACCTGAACAAGGGTTCCATCCCCGTGCGTTCCGGCGTTTCCAAGGACAAGTTTGACGCTTGCGCCCTGAAATCGATGGAAGACATGGATGCCACCAACAAGACCGGCGGCCTGGTGCCATCGTTCGCCCACGGCATGGCGCTGCCATCGGCCACCCAAGGCGCCGTGACCGACGTCATCGCCAAGTTCATGAATACCAACATGAGCTCGAAAGACGCGGTTGCAGCTTTGGCCAAAGCGGCAAAAGTGAAGTAA
- a CDS encoding carbohydrate ABC transporter permease — protein sequence MSIRKQFDRWIPQMVLGPTLIASLVFVYGFIFLTGWLSLTESRLMPNYEFAGLVQYVELFDNERWWTSLKNLGIFGVLFIGCSIAIGLFLAILLDQKIRAEGALRAIYLYPMALSFIVTGTAWKWMLNPSLGLEKVMHDWGWTSFTFDWLVNSDMAIYTVVIAGVWQSSGFVMALFLAGLRGIDDEIIKAAQVDGASLPTIYWRIVIPAMRPVFFSVLLILAHIAIKSFDLVIALTAGGPGNSSSVPAIFMYQFSFTRGQLGLGSASAMMMLATIVAVLVPLMYLETRSAKAMR from the coding sequence ATGTCCATACGCAAGCAATTCGACCGATGGATACCGCAGATGGTGCTGGGCCCCACGCTCATCGCCAGCTTGGTATTTGTCTATGGTTTTATCTTTTTGACCGGTTGGCTGTCGCTGACCGAATCGCGGCTGATGCCGAACTACGAGTTCGCCGGCCTGGTGCAATACGTCGAGCTGTTCGACAATGAGCGCTGGTGGACCTCGCTCAAGAACCTCGGTATCTTTGGTGTCCTGTTCATCGGTTGCAGCATCGCCATCGGCCTGTTCCTGGCGATCCTGCTGGACCAGAAAATCCGCGCCGAAGGCGCGCTGCGCGCCATCTACCTGTATCCGATGGCGCTGTCCTTCATCGTCACCGGCACGGCCTGGAAATGGATGCTCAATCCCAGCCTGGGCCTGGAAAAAGTCATGCACGACTGGGGCTGGACGTCGTTTACCTTCGACTGGCTGGTGAACTCCGACATGGCCATCTACACGGTGGTGATCGCCGGCGTATGGCAATCGTCGGGCTTTGTCATGGCCCTGTTCCTGGCCGGCCTGCGCGGCATCGATGATGAAATCATCAAGGCGGCGCAAGTCGATGGCGCGTCCTTGCCGACGATCTACTGGCGCATCGTGATTCCCGCCATGCGTCCCGTGTTCTTCAGCGTGCTGCTGATCCTCGCGCATATCGCCATCAAGAGCTTCGACCTGGTCATCGCTTTGACCGCCGGCGGACCTGGCAATTCGTCGTCCGTGCCGGCCATCTTCATGTACCAGTTTTCCTTCACCCGCGGCCAGCTGGGCCTGGGCTCGGCATCGGCAATGATGATGCTGGCCACCATCGTGGCCGTGCTCGTGCCGCTGATGTACCTGGAAACGCGCAGCGCAAAGGCGATGAGATGA
- a CDS encoding carbohydrate ABC transporter permease has product MTPTRNNRLTLGRVVVYLLLILFAVYYIVPLYVTLSTSFKSLDEIRSGNLLALPHVWQFESWSKAWSSACTGVTCDGMQPFFWNSIKMVIPAVLISTFLGAFNGYVFAHWRFRGSEILFAALLVGCFIPFQVVILPMARLLGEFGLANTTTGLVFVHVVYGTAFTTLFFRNYYIGVPEELIKAARIDGAGFFLIFRKIVLPISGPIFVVCIIWQFTQIWNDFLFGIVFASGDSQPITVGLNNLVNTSTGVKEYNVNMAAAVIAALPTLLVYLVAGRYFVRGLTAGAVKG; this is encoded by the coding sequence ATGACACCTACACGTAATAATCGCCTCACCCTCGGACGGGTGGTTGTATACCTGCTGCTGATTCTGTTTGCGGTGTACTACATCGTGCCCCTGTACGTGACCCTGTCGACGTCGTTCAAGTCGCTCGACGAGATCCGCAGCGGCAACCTGCTGGCCTTGCCGCACGTGTGGCAGTTCGAGTCCTGGTCCAAGGCCTGGTCTTCGGCCTGCACGGGCGTCACCTGCGACGGCATGCAGCCGTTCTTCTGGAACTCGATCAAGATGGTGATTCCCGCCGTGCTGATTTCGACCTTCCTGGGCGCCTTCAATGGCTATGTGTTCGCGCACTGGCGCTTCCGTGGTTCGGAAATCCTGTTTGCCGCCTTGCTGGTGGGCTGCTTCATTCCGTTCCAGGTGGTGATCCTGCCGATGGCGCGCCTGCTGGGTGAATTTGGCCTGGCCAATACCACCACGGGCCTCGTTTTCGTGCACGTGGTGTATGGCACGGCCTTCACGACCCTGTTCTTCCGTAACTACTATATCGGCGTACCGGAAGAACTGATCAAGGCAGCGCGCATCGACGGCGCCGGCTTCTTCCTGATCTTCCGCAAGATCGTGCTGCCGATTTCGGGTCCGATTTTCGTCGTCTGCATCATCTGGCAGTTCACGCAGATCTGGAACGACTTCCTGTTCGGTATCGTTTTCGCCAGCGGCGATTCGCAGCCGATCACGGTGGGCTTGAACAACCTGGTCAACACGTCCACGGGCGTGAAGGAATACAACGTCAACATGGCCGCCGCGGTGATTGCCGCGCTGCCGACCCTGCTGGTCTATCTGGTCGCAGGCCGTTATTTTGTGCGCGGTCTGACCGCAGGCGCAGTCAAAGGTTAA
- a CDS encoding ABC transporter ATP-binding protein — translation MSSLSIRGIRKVYTNGVEVLKGIDIEIKDGQFLILVGGSGSGKSTLLNMVAGLESVTSGEILIDGKVVNDLPPKDRDIAMVFQSYALYPSMTVRENIAFGLNVKKVPKAEQEEIVARVAETLQITHLLDRRPAQLSGGQRQRVAMGRAISRKPSLFLFDEPLSNLDAKLRVEMRAEIKLLHQRLKATIVYVTHDQIEAMTMGDLIAVMKDGVVQQLGTPQEIYDNPANLFVAGFIGSPSMNFITVKPVIEGNEVFVAIENAGKSMRLALPFAADKLRSYAGRDVILGVRPEQITDMSSAHGDVGQELGCLIDLVEPTGPDTLLTTRLNGAAVTCRTHPREAVLPGQTMQLSFNLSKAAMFDPANGERIA, via the coding sequence ATGTCCAGTTTATCGATACGCGGTATCCGCAAGGTGTACACGAATGGCGTCGAAGTCCTCAAGGGCATCGACATCGAGATCAAGGATGGCCAGTTCCTGATCCTCGTCGGCGGCTCCGGCTCCGGCAAATCGACCTTGCTCAACATGGTGGCCGGCCTGGAAAGCGTCACCTCGGGCGAAATCCTCATCGACGGCAAGGTCGTCAACGACCTGCCGCCAAAGGACCGCGACATCGCCATGGTGTTCCAGTCCTATGCACTGTATCCGTCCATGACGGTGCGCGAAAACATCGCGTTTGGTTTGAACGTGAAAAAAGTGCCGAAGGCCGAGCAGGAAGAAATCGTCGCCCGTGTCGCCGAAACCCTGCAGATCACACACTTGCTCGACCGCCGTCCGGCGCAGCTGTCGGGCGGCCAGCGGCAGAGGGTCGCCATGGGGCGCGCCATTTCGCGCAAGCCCTCGCTGTTCCTGTTCGACGAACCGCTGTCGAACCTGGACGCCAAGCTGCGCGTGGAAATGCGCGCCGAGATCAAGCTGCTGCACCAGCGCCTGAAGGCCACCATCGTCTACGTCACGCATGATCAGATCGAGGCGATGACCATGGGCGACCTGATCGCCGTCATGAAGGATGGGGTGGTGCAGCAACTGGGCACGCCGCAGGAGATTTACGACAATCCGGCCAACCTGTTCGTGGCCGGTTTCATCGGCTCGCCATCGATGAACTTCATCACCGTCAAGCCTGTCATCGAGGGCAACGAGGTGTTTGTTGCCATCGAGAATGCGGGCAAGAGCATGCGCCTGGCCCTGCCATTTGCCGCCGACAAGCTGCGCAGCTATGCGGGCCGCGACGTGATCCTGGGCGTGCGCCCGGAGCAAATCACGGACATGAGCAGTGCGCACGGCGACGTGGGCCAGGAACTGGGCTGCCTGATCGACCTGGTCGAGCCAACCGGCCCCGATACCTTGCTGACGACGCGCCTGAATGGTGCTGCCGTGACTTGCCGCACGCATCCGCGCGAAGCCGTGCTGCCGGGGCAGACCATGCAACTGTCGTTCAACCTGTCGAAGGCGGCCATGTTTGATCCGGCCAATGGTGAACGCATCGCGTAA
- a CDS encoding ParB/Srx family N-terminal domain-containing protein yields the protein MHTTHTASALLLALSFSNVAWARDAAVATAPALGARQQALMATVVGSAAHPRILQVRLDELHPTQPAIGYDQVYYKLGRYAAEEKHITDIAKPKKFADLCVANGQGDVLPNTANVPGATLAAPPAAYRCKAAVGSRPHDMKTVVIGPRGTLYLTDGHHTFSTFWDADNGQNHQLKVWVKVTDNFSKLNEDDFWTQMKKANKVWLKDGSNKAINTSQLPASIGLKALGDDPYRSLVYFTRDAGYVVPSTATEFLEFYWADWLRKQAGIDLAKTDMRDAGSYMGTIRSASMAMAGLKANDIVSGGMTAQTLGWTGVFKQGALDELVTPTGKLRYAIAYKQSLAK from the coding sequence ATGCACACGACGCACACTGCCAGCGCCCTGCTGCTGGCCCTGTCCTTCAGCAATGTGGCGTGGGCCAGGGATGCGGCCGTCGCCACGGCACCGGCGCTCGGCGCGCGCCAGCAAGCGCTGATGGCCACCGTGGTGGGCAGCGCAGCGCATCCGCGCATTCTGCAGGTGCGCCTCGATGAACTGCATCCCACCCAGCCGGCCATCGGCTACGACCAGGTGTATTACAAGCTGGGACGCTATGCCGCCGAAGAAAAGCACATCACCGACATCGCAAAACCAAAGAAGTTCGCCGACCTGTGTGTAGCCAATGGCCAGGGCGACGTCTTGCCCAACACGGCCAATGTACCTGGCGCCACCCTGGCCGCGCCACCGGCCGCCTACCGCTGCAAGGCGGCCGTGGGAAGCCGTCCGCATGACATGAAGACTGTCGTGATCGGCCCGCGCGGCACCCTGTACCTGACCGATGGCCACCACACGTTTTCCACTTTCTGGGATGCAGACAATGGCCAGAACCATCAGCTGAAAGTGTGGGTCAAGGTGACAGACAATTTCAGCAAGCTCAATGAAGACGATTTCTGGACGCAGATGAAGAAGGCAAACAAGGTCTGGCTGAAAGATGGTAGCAACAAGGCCATCAATACCAGCCAGCTGCCGGCCTCCATCGGCTTGAAAGCCCTGGGGGATGACCCATACCGCTCGCTCGTCTACTTCACGCGCGACGCCGGCTACGTGGTGCCATCGACGGCCACGGAATTCCTCGAATTCTACTGGGCAGACTGGCTGCGCAAGCAGGCCGGCATTGACCTGGCAAAGACCGACATGCGCGATGCCGGCAGCTACATGGGCACCATCAGGAGCGCATCGATGGCGATGGCGGGCCTGAAGGCGAACGATATCGTCAGCGGCGGCATGACGGCGCAAACGCTGGGCTGGACGGGTGTCTTCAAGCAGGGGGCGCTGGACGAGCTGGTCACGCCGACGGGCAAGCTGCGCTACGCCATCGCGTACAAGCAATCGCTGGCCAAATAG
- a CDS encoding Gfo/Idh/MocA family oxidoreductase, whose protein sequence is MSSPTLKVGIVGLGRLGQRHAINLAQRVPNAEVVAACSPVPAELDWAASQLGVTTGYADYDALLAHPGLDAVFLVTPTSLHAEQIIAALRAGKHVFCEKPLSLDLADCLKVEAEAARHPQLTIMIGFVRRFDASYHDAQQKIAQGLIGKPYLVRSQTCDQNDPSGAFMRFAPTSGGIFLDCSVHDIDLARWLLGNPVPKRVYASGTNAIHTGLQAYGDVDNGLATVEFADGSMASFMASRTMAHGHETLTEVFGTGGRLAVGSNPRLNRVDISDAHGVRNECTPDFYARFADAFLIEAQEFADAALGRRILSLTLHDATEATRIGLAMTQAMRAGRPVEF, encoded by the coding sequence ATGTCATCCCCAACATTAAAAGTCGGCATCGTCGGCCTGGGCCGACTGGGCCAGCGCCACGCCATCAACCTGGCGCAGCGCGTGCCCAACGCCGAAGTGGTGGCCGCCTGCAGCCCCGTGCCGGCCGAACTCGACTGGGCGGCCAGCCAGCTGGGCGTCACCACCGGCTATGCCGACTATGATGCCCTGCTGGCCCACCCTGGCCTGGACGCCGTTTTCCTCGTCACGCCCACCTCGCTGCATGCGGAGCAGATCATCGCCGCCCTGCGCGCAGGCAAGCACGTGTTTTGCGAAAAGCCGCTGTCGCTGGACCTGGCCGACTGCCTGAAAGTAGAGGCGGAAGCGGCGCGCCATCCGCAGCTGACCATCATGATCGGCTTCGTGCGCCGTTTCGACGCCAGCTACCATGACGCGCAGCAAAAGATCGCCCAGGGCCTGATCGGCAAGCCCTATCTAGTCCGTTCGCAAACCTGCGACCAGAACGACCCCAGCGGCGCCTTCATGCGCTTCGCCCCCACCAGCGGCGGCATCTTTCTCGATTGCAGCGTGCACGATATCGACCTGGCGCGCTGGCTGCTGGGCAACCCCGTGCCTAAACGCGTGTATGCGAGCGGCACCAACGCCATCCACACGGGCTTGCAGGCGTACGGCGACGTCGACAATGGCCTGGCAACGGTCGAGTTTGCCGATGGCAGCATGGCCAGCTTCATGGCGTCGCGCACCATGGCGCATGGCCATGAAACCCTGACGGAAGTGTTCGGCACGGGCGGCCGCCTGGCCGTAGGCAGCAATCCGCGCCTGAACCGCGTGGACATCTCGGATGCGCATGGCGTACGCAATGAATGCACGCCAGACTTCTATGCCCGCTTCGCCGACGCTTTTCTGATCGAGGCGCAGGAGTTTGCCGATGCGGCGCTGGGCCGGCGCATCCTGTCATTGACCTTGCACGACGCGACAGAGGCGACGCGCATCGGCCTGGCCATGACGCAAGCGATGCGCGCAGGACGCCCGGTCGAGTTCTAG
- the iolG gene encoding inositol 2-dehydrogenase — protein MIEVALFGAGRIGKIHAANLAAQPGVQFKYVVDVNQEAAAALAGLHGGSSATVEAALADPSVKAVVIASSTDTHADLILRSAAAGKAIFCEKPVDLTLDRARACAAAVKEAKVMCMLGFQRRYDPTFNAVKTRIEAGEIGTPELLIVTSRDPGPPPVSYIKVSGGIFKDMLIHDFDIFRWILDDEAVSVHATGSCLVDPAIGEAGDLDTAVVTIRTAKGRLCQINASRRAAYGYDQRFEVLGSAGMLQAGNHKPTEVTAYGAVNVSVDKPEDFFLERYRVAYAQEMAHFFDALSHGTPLRTTVHDGLKALELAEAATLSWREQRVVNL, from the coding sequence ATGATTGAAGTAGCGTTGTTCGGCGCCGGACGCATCGGCAAAATCCACGCGGCCAACCTGGCCGCCCAACCCGGCGTGCAGTTCAAATACGTGGTTGACGTCAACCAGGAAGCGGCCGCCGCGCTGGCCGGCCTGCACGGCGGCAGCAGTGCCACCGTTGAAGCGGCACTGGCCGACCCGTCCGTCAAGGCCGTCGTCATCGCTTCCAGCACGGACACGCACGCGGACCTGATACTGCGCTCGGCCGCTGCTGGCAAGGCCATCTTTTGCGAAAAGCCCGTCGACCTGACGCTAGACCGGGCACGCGCCTGCGCCGCCGCCGTCAAGGAAGCCAAGGTCATGTGCATGCTGGGCTTCCAGCGCCGCTATGATCCCACGTTCAATGCCGTCAAGACACGTATCGAAGCGGGCGAAATCGGCACGCCGGAGCTGCTCATTGTTACCAGCCGCGATCCGGGCCCGCCCCCCGTGAGCTACATCAAGGTCTCGGGCGGCATCTTCAAGGATATGCTGATCCACGATTTCGACATCTTCCGCTGGATACTCGACGATGAAGCCGTCAGCGTGCACGCGACGGGCAGCTGCCTGGTCGACCCGGCCATCGGCGAGGCGGGCGACCTGGACACCGCCGTCGTCACCATCCGCACGGCAAAAGGACGCTTGTGCCAGATCAATGCCTCGCGCCGCGCCGCGTATGGCTACGACCAGCGCTTCGAAGTGCTGGGCAGCGCCGGCATGCTGCAGGCGGGCAACCACAAGCCGACGGAAGTGACGGCGTATGGTGCTGTCAACGTCAGCGTGGACAAGCCGGAAGATTTTTTCCTGGAACGTTATCGCGTGGCATACGCGCAGGAAATGGCGCATTTCTTTGATGCCCTCAGCCACGGCACGCCGCTGCGCACCACCGTCCATGATGGCTTGAAGGCACTGGAACTGGCCGAGGCGGCCACGCTGTCGTGGCGCGAACAGCGCGTAGTCAATTTATAA
- a CDS encoding MurR/RpiR family transcriptional regulator produces the protein MAATAPIEQLMQHIAAEYDNLSRQLKVIAQYIEKHRASLMLERISDIATACDVQPSAIVRFAQRFGYTGFSEMQDVFRQAYTDQAGATPDYQQRIRKLISTRDAALSAGDLTREFVGASRAGLDDLAAGLDDAQLEAAVNLLLKAENIYVIGVRRSFPIASYIAYALEHTDKRVHLISGLGGMHREQMRSVRERDVAIAISFSPYGKETQQCIKAAQDKGAKVLVITDSKLAPLARAADALLTVTEGSAFAFRSLTSTICLCQALFIALAYKLELDIEEIHTPGEHDD, from the coding sequence ATGGCAGCCACCGCCCCCATCGAACAGCTGATGCAGCACATTGCCGCCGAGTACGACAATCTGTCGCGCCAGTTGAAAGTCATCGCCCAATACATCGAAAAGCACCGCGCCAGCCTGATGCTTGAGCGCATCAGCGATATCGCCACCGCCTGCGACGTGCAGCCATCGGCCATCGTGCGTTTCGCGCAGCGCTTCGGTTACACGGGTTTCAGCGAAATGCAAGATGTGTTCCGCCAGGCATACACAGACCAGGCCGGCGCCACGCCCGACTACCAGCAGCGCATCCGCAAGCTCATTTCCACGCGCGACGCCGCGCTCAGCGCAGGCGACCTGACGCGCGAATTCGTCGGCGCCAGCCGTGCCGGCCTCGACGACCTGGCCGCCGGCCTCGACGACGCGCAGCTGGAAGCGGCCGTCAACCTGCTGCTCAAGGCTGAAAATATTTATGTGATCGGCGTACGCCGGTCGTTTCCGATCGCCTCCTACATCGCCTACGCGCTGGAACACACGGACAAGCGCGTGCACCTGATTAGCGGACTGGGCGGCATGCACCGCGAGCAGATGCGCAGCGTGCGCGAACGCGATGTGGCGATCGCCATCAGTTTCTCGCCTTACGGCAAGGAAACCCAGCAGTGCATCAAGGCAGCGCAAGACAAGGGCGCCAAGGTACTGGTGATTACCGACAGCAAGCTGGCGCCGCTCGCGCGGGCCGCCGACGCGCTGTTGACCGTCACCGAGGGCAGCGCCTTCGCTTTCCGCTCGCTGACCAGCACCATCTGCCTGTGCCAGGCGCTATTCATCGCGCTGGCATACAAATTAGAGCTCGATATCGAAGAAATCCACACCCCAGGAGAACATGATGATTGA
- a CDS encoding sugar ABC transporter substrate-binding protein — protein MQSNKRKGFLKSLAMLGLGLGLGLGMSASHAAGEKFVLISHAPDSDSWWNTIKNSVKQAGEDFNVTVDYRNPPNGDLADMARLVEQSAARNYDGVIVSIADFSVLQKPLGLVAAKKIPFVTINSGTLAQSEQLGAVMHVGQPEYEAGKGAGEKAKAAGIKSFVCVNHYATNPSSFERCRGFAEAIGVDFKAATLDAGEDPTTIESKLSAYLRNNPKTQAVLALGPTSAHASLKALEKMGLKGKMWFATFDLSDEISKGIKDGSIQFAIDQQPYLQGYIPVAVLAIMKQDKTTDLAKVREKLINNAKFKARLAEYGLAPSYGPRHIGSGPGYVTKDNIGKVEKYAGQFR, from the coding sequence ATGCAAAGCAATAAGCGTAAGGGATTTCTGAAGAGCCTGGCCATGCTGGGCCTCGGCCTGGGACTGGGTCTGGGCATGAGCGCCAGCCACGCGGCGGGCGAGAAATTCGTGTTGATCAGCCATGCGCCTGATTCCGATTCCTGGTGGAACACGATTAAAAATTCCGTCAAGCAAGCAGGTGAAGACTTCAATGTCACCGTCGACTACCGCAACCCGCCGAATGGCGACCTGGCCGACATGGCGCGCCTGGTCGAGCAATCGGCAGCCCGCAACTACGACGGCGTGATCGTCAGCATCGCCGACTTCAGCGTGCTGCAAAAACCGCTGGGCCTTGTCGCCGCCAAGAAGATTCCGTTTGTCACGATTAATTCCGGCACCCTGGCGCAAAGCGAGCAGCTGGGCGCCGTGATGCACGTGGGCCAGCCTGAGTACGAGGCAGGCAAGGGTGCCGGCGAAAAAGCCAAGGCGGCTGGCATCAAGTCCTTCGTCTGTGTTAACCACTATGCGACGAATCCATCGTCGTTCGAGCGTTGCCGCGGCTTTGCCGAGGCCATCGGCGTCGATTTCAAGGCCGCCACCCTGGATGCGGGCGAAGATCCCACCACCATCGAAAGCAAGTTGAGCGCCTATCTGCGCAACAACCCGAAAACCCAGGCCGTGCTGGCGCTGGGGCCCACCTCGGCCCACGCTTCGTTGAAAGCATTGGAAAAAATGGGCTTGAAGGGCAAGATGTGGTTCGCCACCTTCGACCTGTCCGATGAAATCTCGAAAGGCATCAAGGATGGCAGCATCCAGTTCGCCATCGACCAGCAACCCTACCTGCAAGGCTATATCCCCGTTGCCGTGCTGGCCATCATGAAGCAGGACAAGACCACGGACCTGGCCAAGGTACGCGAAAAGCTGATCAATAACGCCAAGTTCAAGGCGCGCCTGGCCGAATATGGCCTGGCACCATCATATGGCCCGCGCCATATCGGTTCCGGTCCTGGTTATGTCACCAAGGACAATATCGGCAAGGTGGAGAAATACGCCGGCCAGTTCCGTTAA
- a CDS encoding ABC transporter permease translates to MAASGTPPQKQGADERVGQVSWLKRLFSRPEFASISGAILVFAFFILTAGDSGMFNLDGVINWAQVAAYLGIIAIGACVLMIAGEFDLSIGSMIGFAGMMIAIPSVYFHWPVWAAILFAFAGSMALGWLNGYLVIKTRLPSFIVTLAFLFILRGLTLALSIMFANRTIVSGIGALAADDWLALTLFHGEVGTSLFAWMAKAGWITALDNGAPLVKGIPKVIVWWAGLALVSGFVLARTRIGNWIFAVGGDANAAKNVGVPVKTIKVSLFVFTAFCACLFATLQVFDVGSAAADRGMQKEFEAIIAAVIGGALLTGGYGSVVGACFGALIFGVVQIGITYTNINSDWFRVFLGVMLLIAVLFNNFVRARVTEAR, encoded by the coding sequence ATGGCCGCCTCGGGCACGCCGCCGCAAAAGCAGGGCGCCGATGAACGCGTGGGGCAGGTCAGCTGGCTCAAGCGGCTGTTCAGCCGCCCGGAATTCGCCTCGATCTCGGGCGCCATCCTGGTGTTCGCCTTCTTCATCCTGACGGCCGGCGACTCTGGCATGTTCAACCTCGACGGCGTGATCAACTGGGCGCAAGTGGCCGCCTACCTGGGCATCATCGCCATCGGCGCCTGCGTATTGATGATCGCCGGCGAATTCGACCTGTCGATCGGCTCCATGATCGGCTTTGCCGGCATGATGATCGCCATCCCTTCCGTCTACTTCCACTGGCCCGTGTGGGCCGCCATCCTGTTCGCCTTTGCCGGTTCAATGGCGCTGGGCTGGCTCAACGGCTACCTGGTCATCAAGACGCGCTTGCCGTCGTTTATCGTCACCCTGGCCTTTTTGTTCATCCTGCGCGGCCTGACCCTGGCCCTGTCCATCATGTTTGCCAACCGCACCATCGTCAGCGGCATCGGCGCGCTGGCCGCCGATGACTGGCTGGCACTGACGCTGTTCCATGGCGAAGTGGGCACCTCGCTGTTCGCCTGGATGGCCAAGGCGGGCTGGATCACGGCGCTCGACAATGGCGCGCCATTGGTCAAGGGCATACCCAAGGTCATCGTCTGGTGGGCCGGCCTGGCGCTGGTGTCCGGCTTCGTCCTGGCGCGTACCCGCATCGGCAACTGGATTTTCGCCGTCGGCGGCGACGCCAACGCTGCCAAGAATGTGGGCGTGCCCGTGAAAACAATCAAGGTATCGCTGTTTGTCTTCACCGCTTTCTGCGCCTGTTTGTTTGCCACGCTGCAAGTATTTGACGTGGGATCGGCTGCCGCCGACCGCGGCATGCAAAAGGAATTCGAAGCCATCATCGCAGCCGTCATCGGCGGCGCCTTGCTGACGGGCGGCTACGGTTCCGTCGTCGGCGCCTGCTTCGGCGCGCTGATCTTTGGCGTGGTGCAGATCGGCATTACTTATACCAACATCAATTCGGACTGGTTCCGCGTCTTCCTCGGCGTCATGCTGCTGATCGCGGTACTGTTCAACAACTTTGTCCGTGCCCGCGTCACGGAAGCGAGATAA